A genomic window from Cyanobium sp. ATX 6F1 includes:
- a CDS encoding DUF4079 domain-containing protein — protein MQTIDWLWLLHPALAVVLVYPLLGMVLRLAQQTRDRRLNQAKLPPTVGRDHADLGQWLATSVVAIVLIALGVVIATKHPLGAFEGGPFRLLLLLMVLAGSVGALVALGRVKQPLYRATFALLCWAGVLALGMQPEVFRLSDNPFTLPFWQSHFWGGAGLTGLMLFSVACRPEIHKHLRWRRWHLSANVLAALIFLAQGISGPRDLLEIPLGWQKPAVYACDFQAQRCPTPVPLAAP, from the coding sequence TTGCAGACCATCGATTGGCTCTGGTTGTTGCACCCCGCCCTGGCGGTGGTGCTCGTCTACCCCTTGCTCGGCATGGTGCTGCGGTTGGCGCAGCAGACCCGGGACCGGCGTCTCAACCAGGCCAAGCTGCCGCCCACCGTGGGGCGCGACCATGCCGACCTAGGCCAGTGGCTGGCGACGTCGGTGGTGGCCATCGTGCTGATCGCCCTGGGGGTGGTGATCGCCACCAAGCATCCCCTTGGCGCCTTTGAAGGCGGACCGTTCCGGTTGCTGCTCCTGCTCATGGTGCTGGCCGGATCGGTGGGAGCGCTGGTGGCCCTGGGCCGCGTCAAACAGCCGCTGTACCGGGCCACCTTTGCGTTGCTCTGCTGGGCGGGCGTGCTCGCCCTGGGGATGCAGCCGGAGGTGTTCCGCCTCAGCGACAACCCCTTCACCCTCCCTTTCTGGCAATCGCACTTCTGGGGCGGGGCCGGCCTCACCGGGCTGATGCTGTTCTCGGTGGCCTGCCGCCCCGAGATCCACAAGCACCTGCGCTGGCGGCGGTGGCACCTCAGTGCCAATGTGCTGGCGGCCCTGATCTTCCTGGCCCAGGGGATCAGCGGGCCCCGGGATCTGCTCGAGATTCCGCTCGGCTGGCAGAAGCCGGCCGTCTACGCCTGTGATTTCCAGGCCCAGCGCTGTCCCACCCCCGTGCCTTTGGCCGCTCCTTAA
- a CDS encoding cytochrome c biogenesis protein DipZ has protein sequence MTLLLLAYLGGALTLLSACILPVLPFVFARAGEPFLTHGLPLLGGMALSFASVGSLAAVAGGWAVQASQFGRAAALLLMALFGLSLLFPALAERLGRPLVRLGERLSWHAEAGGSPGRPVGSSLLLGVAVGLLWAPCAGPILGLILTGAVVGGAGVRTPLLLLAYGLGAASSLALVLLAGGRLAAALRRTAAATAWIRRGLGGAVLVAVGVIALGLEQASLARFAFADTGALERALLAQVQPAGSSPKPAGTASNLPVLGTLPPFPKGSAWLHSPPLSRDQLWGKVVLIDIWTYSCINCVRTLPHVRAWAQKYKDHGLVVIGVHTPEFAFERDLANVREASKRLGVSYPVVIDNDYAIWKAFNNNYWPAFYFIDAQGRIRATHFGEGAYDRSERILQSLLREAGQTNIPGGLVQPWAR, from the coding sequence ATGACCCTGCTGCTCTTGGCCTATCTGGGGGGTGCGCTCACCCTGCTGAGTGCCTGCATCCTTCCAGTGCTCCCCTTCGTGTTCGCCCGCGCGGGCGAGCCGTTCCTGACCCATGGCCTGCCCCTGCTGGGGGGCATGGCGTTGAGCTTTGCGTCCGTCGGGTCGCTCGCCGCCGTGGCCGGCGGCTGGGCCGTCCAGGCCAGTCAGTTCGGGCGTGCCGCGGCGCTGTTGCTGATGGCGCTGTTCGGGCTGTCGCTGCTGTTTCCTGCCCTGGCTGAGCGCCTGGGTCGGCCCCTGGTCCGGCTGGGGGAGCGCCTGTCGTGGCATGCAGAGGCGGGGGGCAGCCCCGGGCGCCCGGTGGGCTCCTCGCTGCTGCTCGGTGTAGCTGTGGGTCTGCTCTGGGCCCCCTGCGCCGGTCCGATCCTGGGCCTGATCCTCACCGGTGCCGTGGTCGGGGGTGCCGGCGTCCGGACGCCCCTGCTGCTGCTCGCCTACGGCCTCGGTGCCGCCAGCTCCCTGGCCCTGGTGCTGCTGGCCGGCGGGAGGCTGGCGGCGGCCCTGAGGCGCACGGCGGCGGCCACCGCCTGGATCCGCCGCGGCCTGGGCGGTGCCGTGCTGGTGGCCGTGGGCGTGATCGCCCTGGGGCTGGAGCAGGCCTCGCTGGCCCGCTTTGCGTTTGCCGACACGGGTGCTTTGGAGCGGGCGCTGCTGGCACAGGTTCAGCCCGCTGGCAGTAGCCCGAAGCCGGCTGGAACCGCCAGCAACCTGCCGGTGCTGGGCACCCTGCCACCCTTTCCGAAGGGGTCCGCCTGGCTCCATTCCCCGCCGCTGAGCCGCGATCAGCTCTGGGGCAAGGTGGTGCTGATCGACATCTGGACCTATTCCTGCATCAACTGCGTGCGCACGCTGCCCCATGTTCGGGCCTGGGCGCAGAAGTACAAGGACCACGGTCTTGTCGTGATCGGTGTGCACACGCCGGAATTTGCCTTCGAGCGCGACCTTGCCAACGTGCGGGAGGCCTCGAAGCGTCTTGGGGTGAGCTATCCGGTGGTGATCGACAACGACTACGCGATCTGGAAGGCGTTCAACAACAACTACTGGCCCGCCTTCTATTTCATCGACGCCCAGGGGCGCATCCGCGCCACCCACTTCGGAGAAGGCGCCTACGACAGATCGGAGCGGATCCTCCAGAGCCTGCTGCGGGAGGCCGGCCAGACCAACATTCCGGGCGGTCTGGTGCAGCCCTGGGCCCGCTGA
- a CDS encoding DM13 domain-containing protein encodes MAHVNRSLTKSLALALIGASALSGAALHAESMSKPDGGAMMKKEGAGMMAPAAMIQGTFRKAEAPVSGGFTIKKEGSGKVLVLSSDFKTNDMAPDLKVIFSPSSTPLASTKAPGFPLKPGSYTILASLKSSSGAQTYAIPASVDLKAQGSVLIWCKKFNATMAWAPLKP; translated from the coding sequence ATGGCCCACGTCAACCGTTCACTGACCAAGAGCCTCGCCCTGGCCCTGATCGGTGCCTCCGCGCTCAGCGGTGCCGCTCTCCATGCCGAGTCCATGTCCAAGCCGGATGGTGGCGCGATGATGAAGAAGGAAGGTGCCGGAATGATGGCGCCCGCCGCGATGATCCAAGGCACGTTCCGCAAGGCCGAAGCGCCAGTCAGCGGTGGCTTCACGATCAAGAAGGAGGGAAGCGGCAAGGTGCTCGTCTTGAGCAGCGATTTCAAGACCAACGACATGGCCCCGGATCTCAAGGTGATCTTCAGCCCCTCGAGCACCCCCCTGGCCAGCACCAAAGCCCCCGGTTTCCCGCTCAAGCCCGGCAGCTACACGATCCTGGCGTCGCTGAAGTCGAGCTCCGGTGCCCAGACTTACGCAATCCCCGCCTCGGTCGATCTGAAGGCCCAGGGATCGGTGTTGATCTGGTGCAAGAAGTTCAACGCCACCATGGCCTGGGCGCCCCTGAAGCCCTGA